The nucleotide window TGCCAACACTTCCAGCTCGGCGACCACTGTCGGCTTTTTGGAGCCAACGTCCACGCGTGGCCTTGCCCCTTTCTGAAGTTGTAAGGCTCGTTTTGCCGCAACAAGGACAAAAAGGAAA belongs to bacterium and includes:
- the rpoZ gene encoding DNA-directed RNA polymerase subunit omega, whose amino-acid sequence is MDRTAVISYDNIENRFLFVLVAAKRALQLQKGARPRVDVGSKKPTVVAELEVLATKVNYQLPASAKELGLTK